CGCCATCCCGGGCCCTCCCTCGGATCGCCTCGCCCTGCCGCCGGGACCTACTGCCGGAGCAGCACGCGGGCCGGCGCGCCTTCGGCGCCGGCGAGTCGCAGCGGCAGGCAGTACACCTCGCAGCTCCCAGCCCGCGCGTCGCTCAGGTCGAGACCCTCGATGAGGTAGATTCCCGCTCCGAGCAATGCGCGGTGCACCTCGCGGCCGTTGGACCGGTAGCCGCCCACCGACAGGTAGTCCACGCCGAGGAGGGCGATCCGCCTGTCGGCCAGCAGCTCCGCGGCCTCGGTCGTGAGGTGGACGTAGTCGGGCCGGAACCCCTCGGACGACCACAGCGCCGAGTTGCGCGTCTTGAGCAGGAGCCGCTCCGC
This is a stretch of genomic DNA from Coriobacteriia bacterium. It encodes these proteins:
- a CDS encoding cyclase family protein, with the protein product MTRLVDVTVPVREGMPVYPDNPAVTVERVREVEGGAPSTLSRLCMGTHTGTHVDAPMHFLGAGAPGIDEMPGEVMVGAARVIEIADERAVTADELARHDPRPAERLLLKTRNSALWSSEGFRPDYVHLTTEAAELLADRRIALLGVDYLSVGGYRSNGREVHRALLGAGIYLIEGLDLSDARAGSCEVYCLPLRLAGAEGAPARVLLRQ